One window from the genome of Bacillus tianshenii encodes:
- a CDS encoding branched-chain amino acid ABC transporter permease, giving the protein MTFFMQMLVSGIVVGSIYALVALGFVLIYKASDALNLANGEFVLIGSYICLTLVTVLKLPFLVALLLTLVFNAILGLIVERIVLRPLLNAPTISVIMATIGLGNLLAGLIHMIWGHQTKMYPQIFPNTPVTIGEVIITPVYLWSFVIVLALLIAFTVFFKFSKMGIAMRAVADDLQAAASMGISVKKVFAATWAIASVVAAVGGVLLGNINGVNATMSLIGLTVLPVVILGGLDSIPGAIVGGFLIGILQSMAGGYLDPLVGGGLKDVFPFIIVILILMIKPYGLFGKGGIERV; this is encoded by the coding sequence GTGACATTTTTTATGCAAATGCTCGTTAGCGGCATTGTTGTCGGCAGTATCTATGCGCTTGTTGCGTTAGGATTTGTCTTAATCTATAAGGCAAGTGATGCACTTAACTTAGCGAACGGTGAGTTTGTGTTAATCGGTTCCTATATTTGTTTAACTTTAGTGACGGTGTTGAAGCTGCCTTTCCTAGTAGCCCTGCTTCTTACTTTAGTCTTTAACGCTATTCTTGGGTTAATTGTTGAACGAATTGTATTAAGACCACTATTAAATGCACCGACAATATCTGTCATCATGGCTACGATTGGTCTTGGTAACTTATTAGCTGGGTTGATTCATATGATTTGGGGGCATCAAACAAAGATGTATCCGCAAATCTTCCCGAACACTCCAGTAACAATTGGAGAGGTAATCATTACGCCTGTTTATTTGTGGTCGTTTGTCATTGTATTGGCACTATTAATTGCCTTTACTGTTTTCTTCAAATTTTCAAAAATGGGCATTGCGATGCGAGCAGTGGCGGATGATCTTCAAGCAGCTGCTTCAATGGGTATCAGCGTTAAGAAAGTCTTTGCGGCTACGTGGGCAATTGCATCTGTAGTAGCGGCAGTCGGTGGCGTACTGTTAGGAAATATTAACGGTGTGAATGCAACAATGTCGTTAATCGGCTTAACGGTTTTACCGGTTGTTATACTTGGCGGACTTGATAGTATTCCAGGAGCAATTGTCGGAGGCTTCTTAATTGGAATATTGCAAAGCATGGCAGGTGGTTATTTAGACCCTCTTGTTGGCGGAGGGTTGAAGGATGTCTTCCCGTTCATTATTGTTATTTTGATTCTCATGATTAAGCCATATGGATTGTTTGGAAAAGGTGGAATTGAAAGGGTGTGA
- a CDS encoding LLM class flavin-dependent oxidoreductase: MKISILDQCPVSKGATYKDAYNATIALAKAADSWGFTRYWLAEHHSMDTLSCPSPEIFLAHLGAVTENIRIGSGGILLPYYKPYKVAENFHLLETLYPARIDLGIGRAPGGSAEVSMALSDNYLQQVNEMPDKIKELQSFLNDRFSPDHPSSKIKAVPIPNDKPSLWLLGTGKKSAKMAAENGTAYVYGHFMSNVNGDEIIKNYREQFTPHNGSKPYVMIAVSVICAETTKQAEELALSQLFWHILVEKEGYSSGIPSIKEAQSYPYTEKDINKMKEHREKMIAGSPSEVKEQLRLLKDTYHADEVMILTITHDYSARAKSYELIAKHLLSEKN, from the coding sequence GTGAAAATTAGTATTCTTGACCAATGTCCAGTTTCCAAAGGGGCCACATATAAAGATGCTTACAATGCGACAATTGCATTAGCAAAAGCTGCTGACAGCTGGGGTTTTACCCGATATTGGTTAGCAGAGCATCACAGTATGGATACCCTCTCCTGTCCATCTCCTGAAATATTTCTCGCTCATCTTGGTGCAGTTACAGAAAATATCAGAATCGGCTCTGGTGGCATCTTGCTTCCATACTATAAACCATATAAAGTAGCTGAGAATTTTCATTTGCTGGAAACATTGTACCCTGCAAGAATTGATTTAGGTATCGGTCGCGCACCCGGCGGCTCAGCTGAAGTATCGATGGCGTTATCAGATAACTATTTACAGCAAGTGAATGAAATGCCAGATAAAATAAAAGAACTTCAATCATTTCTCAATGATCGATTTTCCCCTGATCATCCATCTTCAAAGATTAAAGCCGTTCCTATTCCAAATGATAAACCTTCTCTTTGGTTATTAGGTACAGGGAAAAAAAGCGCGAAAATGGCTGCAGAAAATGGTACAGCATATGTATATGGACATTTTATGAGCAATGTAAATGGTGACGAAATCATTAAAAATTATAGAGAACAATTCACACCTCATAATGGTAGCAAACCATATGTAATGATCGCTGTTTCAGTCATTTGTGCTGAAACAACAAAACAGGCGGAAGAATTAGCTTTAAGTCAATTATTCTGGCACATCCTCGTTGAAAAAGAAGGTTACAGCAGCGGCATTCCTTCTATTAAAGAAGCACAAAGCTATCCCTACACGGAAAAAGATATTAACAAAATGAAGGAACACCGCGAAAAAATGATAGCTGGCAGCCCATCAGAAGTAAAAGAACAATTACGTCTATTAAAAGATACCTATCATGCAGATGAAGTGATGATTCTAACGATCACTCATGATTACAGCGCTCGGGCTAAATCATATGAGCTGATTGCAAAGCATCTCTTGTCGGAAAAGAATTAA
- a CDS encoding ABC transporter ATP-binding protein: protein MPILEVENISLQFGGVKALNDVSYHVEKGEIFSLIGPNGAGKTSMLNCISGLYKPSTGSIKFNGQDILNMKPYNRTSLGIARAFQNIALFAQMSVLDNLKLGRHVRMKSGLFSGGMYWGGAEKEEVAHRHSVEEVIEFLEMQDIRHTPVGTLPYGLQKRVEVGRALALEPELILLDEPMAGMNNAEKEDMARFILDMHELNGITVFLIEHDMGVIMDLSDHIAVLDFGKRIGFGTPQEIQNNPEVIRAYLGEQEEVS, encoded by the coding sequence TTGCCTATCTTAGAAGTGGAGAACATTTCCTTGCAATTTGGAGGGGTTAAGGCTTTAAATGACGTATCTTATCATGTTGAAAAAGGAGAGATCTTTTCACTAATTGGGCCAAATGGTGCTGGAAAGACAAGTATGCTGAATTGTATTAGCGGCCTCTACAAACCTTCCACTGGCTCAATTAAATTTAATGGTCAAGACATTCTTAATATGAAGCCGTACAATCGAACATCCTTAGGGATTGCGAGAGCTTTTCAAAACATCGCGTTATTTGCACAAATGTCTGTACTCGACAATTTAAAGCTTGGACGTCATGTTCGAATGAAGTCAGGCTTATTCTCTGGCGGCATGTATTGGGGGGGAGCAGAAAAAGAAGAAGTGGCCCACCGTCATTCCGTTGAGGAAGTCATTGAGTTTTTGGAAATGCAAGATATTCGTCATACACCTGTCGGAACATTACCGTATGGTCTGCAAAAACGTGTAGAAGTGGGAAGAGCACTTGCATTAGAGCCTGAATTAATTCTACTTGATGAACCGATGGCTGGAATGAACAATGCAGAGAAAGAGGATATGGCCCGGTTTATTTTAGATATGCATGAATTAAACGGGATTACAGTTTTCCTAATCGAACATGATATGGGCGTCATTATGGATTTATCGGATCATATTGCTGTTCTTGATTTTGGAAAGCGCATTGGCTTTGGAACACCACAAGAAATTCAAAATAATCCAGAAGTTATACGTGCTTATCTCGGCGAACAAGAGGAAGTAAGCTAA
- a CDS encoding DUF3892 domain-containing protein, with protein MNDKNYEEIYNQYVQQSEQQAAQEAMNSNPNTNQETIIAVRKNNDGDLIAFKTDTGRVLDYPTAIAEAKAGKLAHIDVFHKYGRDILRSEPDGINSNNLDNLDVF; from the coding sequence TTGAACGACAAAAATTATGAAGAAATTTATAATCAATATGTGCAACAATCAGAACAACAAGCAGCGCAAGAAGCCATGAATTCAAACCCAAACACGAATCAGGAAACAATTATTGCTGTACGCAAAAACAATGATGGCGACCTTATTGCTTTTAAAACAGATACTGGTCGTGTTCTCGATTATCCAACCGCAATAGCAGAAGCAAAAGCAGGAAAGCTTGCTCATATCGATGTCTTTCATAAGTATGGTCGAGATATTCTTAGAAGTGAACCTGATGGTATAAACAGCAATAACTTAGACAACTTAGATGTTTTTTAA
- a CDS encoding STAS domain-containing protein produces the protein MFSYQIELQEKSLILYFKGSLDIEVTEMMYDRILPSLHTYKHIVINFQEVEFVDSTGIGLLIEMVQELHEQNTNISIVEVSESIKSIFELLQLSDILGENVLQ, from the coding sequence TTGTTTTCTTATCAGATCGAATTACAAGAGAAAAGTTTGATCCTTTATTTTAAAGGATCACTAGATATTGAGGTAACTGAGATGATGTATGATAGAATTCTTCCCTCCTTGCACACTTATAAGCATATTGTTATCAATTTTCAAGAGGTAGAGTTTGTCGACTCCACAGGTATTGGCCTATTAATTGAAATGGTCCAAGAATTGCATGAACAAAATACAAACATTTCGATTGTAGAAGTATCTGAAAGCATAAAATCAATATTTGAGTTATTGCAGCTTTCTGACATTCTTGGAGAAAATGTCTTACAATAA
- a CDS encoding IS30 family transposase, which translates to MSYQHLTTFDRARIETLKAEGKSIRDIAIQLKRSPSTISREVRRNQVGDTYQSELAHDTYQTRRENCGRIGKWSEEMAATINEKLQATWSPEQIVGRLFQGFLSFKTLYRWIYTGKLNEGDLNVLRQKGKRQKPKETRGRFNVGTSINKRPKEVRKRSTFGHWELDSVVSSRGNSKGCLATFVERKTRWYHAIKMPNRTAASMEKAIRLLEGQLPHGAFQTATVDRGKEFSCYRTIEEELEIDVYFADPYSSWQRGSNENANGLIREFFPKKTDLAKVTDYELVGALSFINRRPRKCLEWKSAHEAFQEELLHLI; encoded by the coding sequence ATGAGTTATCAACATCTTACCACATTTGACCGAGCACGTATAGAAACCTTGAAAGCTGAAGGTAAATCGATTCGAGATATTGCCATACAGCTAAAGCGCAGTCCATCCACTATCTCCAGAGAAGTTAGACGAAATCAGGTGGGAGATACTTATCAATCTGAGCTAGCCCATGACACGTATCAAACCCGTCGAGAGAATTGTGGTCGGATCGGGAAATGGTCTGAAGAAATGGCTGCGACAATTAACGAGAAATTGCAGGCTACATGGTCTCCAGAACAAATTGTGGGTCGTCTATTCCAAGGGTTCCTGAGCTTTAAAACGCTTTACCGGTGGATCTACACTGGGAAATTGAACGAAGGAGACCTCAACGTACTCCGACAAAAAGGAAAACGGCAGAAACCAAAGGAAACTCGTGGCCGATTTAACGTTGGCACATCTATCAATAAACGTCCCAAAGAGGTTCGAAAACGGTCCACGTTCGGCCACTGGGAACTCGACAGTGTTGTTTCCAGTCGAGGAAACAGTAAGGGGTGTCTAGCCACTTTTGTCGAGAGGAAAACCCGTTGGTATCACGCCATTAAAATGCCTAATCGCACAGCTGCGTCTATGGAAAAGGCTATTCGTCTTCTTGAAGGGCAACTCCCCCATGGAGCTTTTCAAACCGCGACTGTGGATCGCGGAAAAGAGTTTTCGTGTTATAGAACCATTGAGGAAGAACTTGAGATTGATGTGTATTTCGCTGATCCTTACTCTTCGTGGCAACGCGGGAGTAATGAGAACGCGAATGGACTCATTCGTGAATTCTTCCCCAAGAAAACCGACTTAGCTAAAGTAACTGATTACGAACTAGTTGGAGCGTTGTCTTTTATTAATCGCAGACCACGAAAGTGCCTTGAATGGAAATCAGCACACGAAGCGTTTCAGGAAGAACTGTTGCACTTAATTTGA
- a CDS encoding type 1 glutamine amidotransferase domain-containing protein, with the protein MKLKGKKVIQIVSDDFEDLELWYPVLRLREEGAIVHIVGEKAKQQYKGKYGVPVTSDYAFEDIDPNDYDALLVPGGWSPDKLRRYKTVIEIVQSMDQARKPIGQICHAGWVLISANILHGRKVTSTPGIKDDMKNAGATWVDEPVVVDGQLVSSRRPPDLPDYLRELIDVIATS; encoded by the coding sequence TTGAAGTTAAAAGGAAAAAAAGTTATCCAAATAGTAAGCGATGATTTTGAAGATTTAGAATTATGGTACCCTGTGCTGCGCCTGCGTGAAGAAGGGGCGATTGTTCATATTGTTGGTGAGAAAGCCAAGCAACAATACAAAGGGAAGTATGGCGTACCAGTGACATCTGATTATGCATTTGAGGATATCGATCCAAATGATTATGATGCTTTATTAGTTCCGGGTGGTTGGTCTCCGGATAAATTAAGGAGATATAAGACCGTCATTGAAATTGTTCAATCAATGGACCAAGCGCGAAAACCAATTGGGCAAATTTGTCATGCTGGTTGGGTATTAATTTCTGCAAATATCCTTCACGGTCGAAAGGTAACAAGTACCCCGGGAATTAAGGATGATATGAAAAACGCGGGAGCAACTTGGGTTGATGAACCTGTCGTTGTTGACGGACAGCTTGTTTCAAGTCGCAGACCACCTGATTTACCTGATTACTTAAGAGAATTAATTGATGTAATAGCAACATCATAG
- the gdhA gene encoding NADP-specific glutamate dehydrogenase, translated as MATMQETKSPQYEAAKKYVNDVYEQMTKRNPHQIEFHQAVKENFDSLVPVFEKHPEFMDHAILERLVEPERLITFRVPWVDDEGKVHVNRGFRVQFNSAIGPYKGGLRFHPSVNASIIKFLGFEQIFKNSLTGQPIGGGKGGSDFDPKGKSDNEIMRFTQSFMSELSRHIGADIDVPAGDIGVGAREIGYLFGQYKKMRGGYEAGILTGKGLEYGGSLTRTEATGYGTVYFVNEMLKEKGESFKGQTVVISGSGNVSTYAIEKATELGAKVVACSDSNGYIYDKAGIDLEAVKQIKEVERKRISEYVNIHPHAEYVEGCSGIWSIPCSIALPCATQNEIDEEAAKMMVANGVKAVGEGANMPSTLEAIHIFLDNGILFGPAKAANAGGVAVSALEMAQNSMRTPWTFEEVDAKLQTIMTNIYRNSLQAAEEYGQPGNLVAGANIAGFMKVAKAMMAQGVI; from the coding sequence ATGGCAACTATGCAAGAAACGAAAAGCCCACAATATGAAGCAGCAAAAAAATATGTAAATGATGTTTACGAGCAAATGACAAAACGCAACCCACATCAAATTGAATTTCATCAAGCAGTAAAGGAAAACTTTGATTCACTTGTTCCTGTGTTTGAAAAACATCCAGAATTTATGGATCATGCAATTCTTGAACGATTAGTAGAGCCAGAACGGCTTATTACATTCCGAGTTCCATGGGTAGATGACGAAGGAAAAGTACACGTAAACCGAGGTTTCCGTGTACAGTTCAACAGTGCAATTGGACCTTATAAAGGCGGTTTACGTTTCCATCCGTCAGTAAACGCAAGTATTATTAAGTTCTTAGGTTTTGAACAAATTTTCAAAAACTCACTTACTGGTCAGCCAATTGGCGGCGGTAAAGGCGGATCAGACTTTGATCCGAAGGGAAAATCTGATAACGAAATTATGCGCTTTACACAAAGCTTCATGAGTGAGCTTTCACGTCACATTGGAGCGGATATCGATGTCCCTGCTGGAGACATTGGCGTAGGTGCTAGAGAAATTGGCTATTTGTTCGGTCAATATAAAAAAATGCGCGGTGGATACGAAGCTGGTATTCTAACTGGAAAAGGTCTTGAATATGGTGGAAGTCTTACAAGAACAGAAGCAACTGGCTATGGTACAGTATATTTCGTAAATGAAATGTTAAAAGAAAAAGGTGAAAGCTTTAAAGGTCAAACAGTGGTCATTTCTGGGTCAGGAAATGTATCAACATATGCGATTGAAAAAGCAACTGAACTAGGTGCAAAAGTTGTCGCATGTAGTGATTCAAATGGCTATATTTATGATAAAGCTGGTATCGACCTTGAGGCAGTTAAACAAATTAAAGAAGTTGAACGTAAACGAATCAGCGAGTATGTGAATATTCATCCACATGCAGAATATGTTGAGGGATGCAGCGGTATTTGGTCCATTCCTTGTTCAATTGCACTTCCATGTGCGACACAAAACGAGATTGATGAAGAGGCTGCAAAAATGATGGTTGCTAACGGTGTTAAAGCAGTTGGCGAGGGAGCAAATATGCCTTCAACATTAGAAGCAATTCATATTTTCTTAGACAATGGCATCCTGTTTGGACCAGCAAAAGCAGCTAATGCTGGCGGTGTAGCTGTATCAGCATTAGAAATGGCTCAAAACAGCATGAGAACTCCATGGACATTTGAAGAAGTAGATGCAAAGCTTCAAACAATCATGACAAATATTTATCGTAACAGCTTACAAGCAGCTGAAGAATATGGACAGCCAGGAAATCTAGTAGCTGGTGCAAACATTGCAGGCTTCATGAAAGTGGCCAAAGCGATGATGGCGCAAGGCGTTATTTAA
- a CDS encoding YfhD family protein, whose product MTRGQSKKGQHKDKAKLAQTPKNQIIPDGQDIEFSQEIADQDDFEAQQRSEAANARAQKRK is encoded by the coding sequence ATGACAAGAGGACAAAGCAAAAAAGGTCAGCACAAAGATAAAGCAAAGTTAGCTCAAACACCAAAAAACCAAATTATCCCCGATGGTCAAGATATCGAGTTTTCTCAAGAGATTGCTGATCAAGATGATTTTGAAGCACAGCAACGTTCAGAAGCAGCAAATGCACGTGCGCAGAAAAGAAAATAA
- a CDS encoding LysR family transcriptional regulator produces MELRQIKYFIEVAEREHVTDAANALHVAQSAVSRQIVNLEAELDVSLFIREGRNVKLTPIGKAFLSHMKEAMHVIENALREVEEYSEPERGTIRIGYPSSLAAYLLPIAISAFREKYPLVKFHLHQSSYHELIKNVINGEIDLALLGPIPKHENKVEGNILFLENMIALVPVNHPAASQDSVTLSELQNDPFILFPDGYILREVVVKACQESGYEPNVAFEGEDIDAIKGLVAAGLGVTLIPEITIIDTLPRATVKLPLRDKPVTRTVGVIIPNNRQLLPTVKLFYDFVKDHFRKLAQFH; encoded by the coding sequence ATGGAGTTAAGGCAAATTAAATATTTTATCGAAGTGGCTGAACGTGAACATGTGACAGATGCTGCCAATGCATTACATGTTGCTCAATCTGCCGTAAGTAGACAAATTGTAAATCTTGAAGCAGAGTTAGATGTCAGTTTATTTATTAGAGAAGGTCGTAATGTGAAATTAACACCTATTGGGAAAGCATTTCTAAGCCATATGAAAGAAGCAATGCATGTAATTGAAAACGCTTTACGGGAGGTGGAAGAGTATTCAGAACCAGAACGCGGAACGATACGCATCGGCTATCCGAGTAGCTTAGCTGCTTATTTGCTTCCAATTGCTATTTCTGCGTTCCGAGAGAAATATCCATTAGTTAAATTCCACCTTCATCAAAGCTCTTATCATGAATTAATAAAAAATGTTATAAACGGGGAGATTGACCTAGCTTTATTAGGTCCTATACCGAAGCATGAAAATAAAGTCGAAGGAAACATTCTTTTCTTAGAAAATATGATTGCGTTAGTACCGGTCAATCATCCTGCCGCATCTCAAGATTCTGTAACACTAAGCGAACTGCAAAATGACCCGTTCATTTTGTTTCCAGATGGATATATCTTACGAGAGGTAGTGGTAAAGGCTTGTCAAGAAAGTGGGTATGAGCCAAATGTAGCTTTTGAAGGAGAAGATATTGATGCGATTAAAGGATTAGTTGCAGCAGGGCTAGGGGTAACACTTATTCCGGAAATAACCATTATTGATACATTGCCGCGAGCAACGGTCAAGCTTCCGTTGCGCGACAAACCTGTAACACGAACAGTTGGAGTTATCATTCCAAATAATAGGCAATTACTTCCGACCGTCAAGCTTTTTTATGATTTTGTTAAAGACCATTTTAGAAAGTTAGCACAATTTCATTAA
- a CDS encoding AMP-binding protein, whose amino-acid sequence MVQQTLPQLLLHKAKNESNKVALRQKDLGIWNQWSWATYYEAVQSFAIGLQEQFSVRKAEKIGIIGDNRPEWVIAELAVQSIGAIPIGIYQDATPEQLLQYLTISNTRILIVEDQEQVDKVLDVVNELPQIEHIIYYNDKGLRKYTHPKLKFFKEIQLSGEKHLSKNPTILEEQIKEIDPTDIALITFTSGATDQSKAAQFSHENIIQTALSINEVDSVDESDDYLSFLSLAWICEQVMAIGLSLTKGLTINFPEEPSTILNDLREIGPHIIQAPPRTYENIIARFHVRMNDSTPFKKKVFSFFEPMIEKMARLKLSNQSVSSSPNISYLLGDYLVFSAIRDHLGLSRLKRAYVTGGVLNADAFEFFHGLGVNLKQTYGTVETTGFSAIQLDNQVNPNTTGKPLPSTNISLTSDGEIQIEGPGVFAGYLGSEQGKSFDTGDYGQMNENGELQVFDRIDDLITLPSGEQISSGLIESSLKKSPYIQEAVVFGKDRAFVTAMININRASVGRWAEKNQITYTSYRDLSVNSEVVQLIRDEVGKIVKSLPSESQVKRFVILPKELDVAEGELTPTQKIVRQVVAQNYEPYLTALYGNDEQFDNMSRSFEELEQETNRESAVQIISLEISQGVA is encoded by the coding sequence ATGGTGCAGCAAACTTTACCACAGTTACTGCTTCATAAAGCAAAGAACGAAAGCAACAAAGTGGCACTCAGACAGAAGGATCTAGGTATTTGGAATCAATGGTCATGGGCCACTTATTATGAAGCTGTTCAATCATTTGCAATAGGCTTACAAGAACAGTTCAGTGTACGAAAAGCTGAAAAAATAGGTATTATTGGGGATAATCGTCCAGAGTGGGTGATTGCAGAACTTGCCGTGCAATCAATTGGAGCAATTCCTATAGGTATCTACCAAGATGCTACACCGGAACAGCTGCTTCAATACTTAACAATAAGTAACACACGAATACTTATTGTTGAAGATCAAGAACAAGTTGACAAAGTACTAGATGTTGTTAATGAGCTTCCACAAATTGAACATATTATTTATTACAATGACAAGGGTTTACGAAAATATACCCATCCGAAACTCAAATTTTTTAAAGAAATTCAATTGAGCGGGGAAAAACATTTAAGTAAGAATCCTACAATACTTGAAGAACAAATTAAAGAAATTGACCCTACAGACATTGCCCTCATCACATTTACTTCTGGGGCTACAGATCAATCAAAAGCAGCTCAATTCAGTCACGAGAATATTATTCAAACAGCTTTATCGATTAACGAAGTTGATTCAGTTGACGAAAGCGATGATTATTTATCCTTTTTGTCATTAGCTTGGATTTGCGAGCAAGTTATGGCGATTGGTCTTTCATTAACGAAAGGATTAACAATAAACTTCCCAGAAGAACCTTCTACTATTTTAAATGATTTAAGAGAAATCGGCCCTCATATTATTCAAGCACCACCAAGAACTTATGAAAATATCATTGCCCGTTTTCATGTCCGAATGAACGATTCCACTCCTTTCAAGAAAAAAGTTTTTTCATTTTTTGAACCAATGATTGAAAAAATGGCACGTCTAAAATTGAGCAACCAGTCAGTCTCATCATCACCTAATATTTCTTATTTGCTTGGTGATTATTTGGTCTTTAGTGCTATTCGAGACCATTTAGGTCTTTCACGCCTTAAACGAGCTTATGTTACGGGAGGTGTTTTAAACGCAGACGCTTTTGAATTCTTTCACGGGTTAGGTGTGAACTTAAAGCAAACATACGGAACGGTCGAAACAACCGGTTTTTCAGCAATTCAACTTGATAATCAAGTGAACCCGAATACAACAGGGAAGCCATTGCCTTCTACCAATATTAGCTTAACTTCAGATGGTGAAATCCAAATTGAAGGTCCGGGGGTGTTTGCAGGTTATCTTGGTAGCGAACAAGGCAAAAGCTTTGACACTGGAGACTACGGGCAAATGAATGAAAATGGTGAGCTGCAAGTGTTTGACCGCATAGATGACCTTATTACTTTACCTTCTGGTGAGCAAATTTCTTCTGGACTTATCGAAAGTAGTCTTAAGAAAAGCCCTTATATTCAAGAGGCTGTTGTTTTCGGAAAAGATCGAGCATTTGTTACAGCGATGATTAATATTAATCGAGCTAGTGTTGGGAGATGGGCAGAGAAAAATCAAATCACGTACACGAGTTACCGCGATCTTTCCGTAAACTCGGAAGTCGTTCAATTAATCCGTGATGAAGTTGGAAAAATTGTTAAGTCACTCCCGTCTGAGAGCCAAGTCAAACGATTTGTCATTCTGCCAAAAGAACTTGATGTGGCAGAAGGTGAGTTGACTCCTACACAAAAAATTGTGAGACAGGTTGTGGCACAAAATTATGAGCCATATTTAACTGCTCTATACGGAAATGATGAACAATTTGATAACATGTCTCGTTCTTTTGAAGAACTTGAACAAGAAACAAACAGGGAATCGGCAGTTCAGATTATATCCCTAGAAATCTCACAGGGGGTGGCTTAA